One window of the Shewanella maritima genome contains the following:
- the lolD gene encoding lipoprotein-releasing ABC transporter ATP-binding protein LolD: MTNQTPASSQAPKLLHVSAVSKQYQEGEIATQVLSDVELSVAPGEQLAIVGSSGSGKSTLLHLMGTLDTPSAGKILLDGEDIHSVSAKRQAQIRNQDLGFIYQFHHLLPEFSALENVAMPAFIQGANKAETLQRATELLERVGLSHRLEHTPAQLSGGERQRVAIARALINRPKLVLADEPTGNLDASRGDEVYALIRELSQQFGTAFVVVTHDYKLAAKMDRQLTMKDGKLHSEEVDSQETGTQGVSHQQEAAQ, encoded by the coding sequence ATGACTAATCAAACTCCAGCCTCCTCGCAAGCACCAAAGCTGTTACATGTCAGCGCGGTAAGTAAACAATACCAAGAAGGCGAGATTGCCACTCAAGTGCTCAGTGACGTTGAGTTGAGTGTCGCGCCCGGTGAGCAGCTCGCTATTGTGGGTAGCTCAGGTTCGGGTAAGTCGACGCTATTGCACCTAATGGGCACATTAGATACCCCAAGCGCGGGTAAAATATTGCTCGATGGTGAGGACATTCACAGTGTTTCGGCTAAGCGTCAGGCGCAGATCCGTAACCAAGACCTTGGTTTTATTTATCAATTTCACCATTTGCTGCCAGAGTTTAGTGCCCTTGAAAATGTGGCAATGCCGGCATTTATTCAAGGTGCTAACAAGGCTGAAACACTTCAGCGCGCTACCGAGTTACTTGAGCGGGTTGGCTTATCGCACCGCCTTGAACACACGCCAGCACAACTTTCAGGTGGTGAGCGTCAACGAGTGGCGATTGCTAGAGCGCTAATTAACAGACCAAAGCTAGTCCTTGCCGATGAGCCTACTGGTAACCTTGATGCCAGTCGCGGCGATGAAGTGTATGCGTTGATCCGTGAGCTGTCACAGCAATTTGGCACAGCGTTCGTGGTCGTGACCCATGATTATAAACTCGCTGCCAAGATGGATCGCCAGCTGACGATGAAAGATGGCAAGCTCCACTCTGAAGAGGTTGATAGCCAAGAGACTGGTACACAAGGTGTTTCACACCAGCAGGAAGCTGCCCAATGA
- a CDS encoding lipoprotein-releasing ABC transporter permease subunit, giving the protein MNLGFSFYIGFRYWRARKANAFASFITFFAVSGIFLGVAALIIVSSVMNGLEAQLKDRILGAVPQLTLVSEQGFADWQDTTQRVLKQHHDIKGMVPSATTQAMVQSVNNIHAVQVLGIYPEHEQGLSQVMSHSFDGAFAALTPGSYQIVLGRQLAMTLGVSVGERIRVLSGDGVVYSPLGPVPSQRKFTVAGIFEMGSQVDANLAYVHYQDLRRLMRKNPDQVNELRAYLSDPFDAPVLAQQITAQFQTHANLEQNGGKEQGADSITVVDWRQQFGHLFSAVKMEKNMMSLMLSLIIAVAAFNIVSALVMMVVDKTTDVAVLKTQGLTTQSVMAIFIVQGGLNAVLGLLSGTLAGIVVTLNINSILNAIGISVLGAGQTLPASISVTQIGVIVVGTLFVTLAATLYPAYTAAKVQPATALRYE; this is encoded by the coding sequence ATGAATTTGGGCTTTTCGTTTTATATTGGATTTCGTTATTGGCGAGCGCGAAAAGCCAATGCTTTCGCGTCCTTTATCACCTTTTTTGCCGTATCAGGCATTTTCCTTGGTGTTGCCGCTTTGATTATTGTCAGCTCAGTAATGAATGGGTTAGAGGCGCAGCTTAAAGACCGCATTCTGGGAGCGGTGCCGCAATTGACCCTAGTGAGCGAGCAAGGTTTTGCTGATTGGCAAGACACTACGCAGCGCGTACTCAAGCAACATCATGACATTAAAGGCATGGTGCCAAGTGCAACTACCCAAGCTATGGTGCAGTCAGTCAATAATATTCACGCTGTGCAAGTGTTAGGCATTTACCCAGAGCATGAGCAGGGATTGTCACAGGTGATGAGTCACAGCTTTGACGGCGCGTTTGCCGCGTTAACACCTGGTAGCTACCAAATTGTGCTTGGCAGGCAGCTTGCTATGACCTTAGGTGTATCAGTAGGTGAGAGAATTCGCGTGTTGAGTGGCGATGGAGTGGTGTACTCGCCGCTTGGGCCAGTGCCTAGTCAGCGCAAGTTTACCGTTGCGGGTATTTTCGAGATGGGCTCTCAAGTTGATGCCAATCTTGCTTATGTACACTATCAAGATCTGCGCCGTTTAATGCGTAAAAATCCTGATCAGGTTAACGAGCTTAGAGCATATCTTAGTGATCCGTTTGATGCGCCTGTACTAGCACAGCAAATCACGGCTCAGTTTCAAACGCACGCTAACCTTGAACAAAATGGTGGCAAGGAGCAAGGTGCTGATAGCATCACAGTGGTTGATTGGCGTCAGCAGTTTGGGCATTTGTTTTCCGCAGTAAAAATGGAAAAGAACATGATGTCACTGATGCTAAGTCTCATTATTGCAGTCGCAGCCTTTAATATTGTGTCAGCGTTAGTGATGATGGTGGTCGATAAAACCACTGATGTTGCAGTATTAAAAACGCAAGGGTTGACCACGCAATCTGTGATGGCAATTTTTATTGTCCAAGGTGGATTAAATGCGGTACTTGGGCTGCTAAGTGGCACCCTTGCAGGTATCGTTGTTACCTTAAACATCAATAGTATTTTAAATGCTATTGGCATCTCCGTTTTAGGTGCGGGGCAGACGTTACCTGCCTCAATATCAGTGACCCAAATAGGTGTGATTGTTGTTGGAACCTTATTCGTCACCCTAGCCGCCACCTTATACCCAGCTTACACTGCAGCTAAAGTTCAACCTGCAACAGCTTTGAGATACGAATAA